The genomic stretch CTCCGGCGGCGAAAATAGATTTGGTCAGGTAATATCTGACAGCCTTTCAAAATCGAGTATTTCCGACACAAGAATAATTTTCCAAGGCGAATCTACACTAGCTGAGATTGAGCGCATAACTGGTGAATTAGAAAATAGTAATGACCCTATCGATGCCATCGTTGCAATTGGAGGAGGAAAGTGTATTGATACTGGAAGGGCTGTCGCTTACCGGATGTCACTGCCATCTATAATATGCCCTACAACTGCTTCAACTGACGCTCCATGTTCTGCACTTTCTGTAATCTACAACGAGAGCGGAGAATTTATAGAAGCAGATTTTTACCCTCTTAACCCTACGTTGGTAGTAGTGGATACAAAAATTGCAGCACAAGCACCTTATAGATATATAGTTTCAGGCCTGGGCGACGCCATGGCCACGTGGTATGAAGCCCGTACATGCTTTGAAAATCCGGACTCATTTTCATTAATAGGAACCCGCCCGACCCTTGTAGGATTGGCAATAGCCGAGTTATGTGCAAAAACGCTATATGAAAATGCACTAGATGCAATTGCTGCAGTCAAAAATAATCAAGTAAATGATGCCGTTGAGAAAATTGTTGAAGCCAACACTCTGATGAGCGGGATAGGTTTTGAGAGCTGCGGTGTTGCGGCCGCCCATGCAATAGGGCAGGGGTTTAATTCGTTCCCAGAAATTGATAAAAAGTATCTCCATGGTGAGATGGTAGCTTTTGGCCTGATTGCACATCTTTTATTGGAGGACAGGTACGATGAGGCTGAAAAAGCGGCCACTTTTTTTGCAAAAGTAGGTCTCCCCGTACATCTGGGCCAGCTTTCGTTTGAAAACCCCACTATAGAAGAACGTAAGAAACATGCACAAGCGGCTCTTGCAATACCAATCATACAAAATGAGCCATTTGAAGTAACAGAGCGGATGGTAATAGACATTGTAGATCATGCAGATAAATTTGGCCGCATGATATCTAAAGATATTGGAGATGAGCCTTACCATAGCATTCACAGCGATTAATTTGCGTAAATATAAATCCCTTTGTATATGTTATAATAGCAATAATATTCAAAGAGGAGGAAGGTAAAAATGGTCTTGGTAAATAGGTGCTTTACTATCTTAATTTTGGCGCTATTAACGATAAGTTTTTCAGTTATAGCAGCTACTCAAAGTGTTTATGCCCAGTCTTGCGCTGTTGAAGTAATTAAAAATGCTGACCCTGAAGACAACACACCTTTTAGTTTTACTTCAGTTGTGCTAGGTTCACCTGAAGACTTTATACTTACTGATC from Thermodesulfobacteriota bacterium encodes the following:
- a CDS encoding glycerol dehydrogenase gives rise to the protein MSATSFDPQQIFSPQVSHGGIVAKVLNSPHKYIQAPGALHNLGLYLKLLNSRHTATVITSGGENRFGQVISDSLSKSSISDTRIIFQGESTLAEIERITGELENSNDPIDAIVAIGGGKCIDTGRAVAYRMSLPSIICPTTASTDAPCSALSVIYNESGEFIEADFYPLNPTLVVVDTKIAAQAPYRYIVSGLGDAMATWYEARTCFENPDSFSLIGTRPTLVGLAIAELCAKTLYENALDAIAAVKNNQVNDAVEKIVEANTLMSGIGFESCGVAAAHAIGQGFNSFPEIDKKYLHGEMVAFGLIAHLLLEDRYDEAEKAATFFAKVGLPVHLGQLSFENPTIEERKKHAQAALAIPIIQNEPFEVTERMVIDIVDHADKFGRMISKDIGDEPYHSIHSD